A region of the Triticum urartu cultivar G1812 unplaced genomic scaffold, Tu2.1 TuUngrouped_contig_5725, whole genome shotgun sequence genome:
ACTAGTGTCATGCTCCTAATGCTTCATTGCATTCTTACAGGAGTACCAGCGATGCTTAGCTGTGAGGCTGTTACTAGTAGGACTTTATGGTCATCTAGACTAGTTACAAAGCAGTACAACTGCAACACTAGTGTATTTTGATGTGAACCACCAGCAGTTGGCAGATGCAGTCATGGAAATGTATGCCTCTTGATCTGAAATTTATCATGTGCTTGTTTATTTTGTGATCGTTGTAATGTATAAGATAGTTTATCTACACTTCTGATATTTCAGGTCTATATCTTCGTACAATAACCATTTCTTATCTTCTAACATCTGTTATTAAAATGCCCTCTCTGAGACTCTTTAGAATATGTAATGCTGCCTGGGTTGACATTGTGTCCAAATATCATGACAGGGAAGATGGTAAACTTAAATGTGGGTATTCAAGTTTTAGAGGGAAAAGGGCTACAATGGAGGATTTCTATGATGTAAAACTAACTGAAATTGATGGACACGCTGTTAGCCTATTTGGTGTATTCGATGGTATGGTTTCCAATCTTGCCTTCTTACTTCTGCAATTGCATGCCTATCGTGTTCTTACTTTGCAAAGCTTTAGGTCATGGGGGGTCACGTGCTGCTGAGTATTTGAAGGAGCATTTGTTCGAGAACCTTATGAAACACCCCAAGTTCTTGACTGATACAAAGCTCGCTATAAGTAATGTTTCTCTTGGCATTTACCTGTACGTTTATCTGTTCGCATTCTTCCCAATGCTTCCAATCATTGTTTTCTGAGCTTTAAATTTTTTTTTTGATAAAAAAACAGGTGAAACATATCAGAAGACAGATGCTGATTTCTTAGAATCAGAATCAAGTGCTTTTAGGGATGATGGTTCCACAGCTTCGACTGCGGTTTTAGTGGGTGGCCATCTATATGTAGCAAATGTTGGTGACTCCCGTGCTGTTATTTCAAAAGCCGGGAAAGGTATATTCTGTTAGAACCCTATTGTAGTCACTATATGATTGAATCACCCAAACATGTTCTGGCCCTTGTAAATACTTATTGTATGTATCTGCAGAGTGTTTCTAAATTTGCCCTCCAGCGATGATATATTTGGCAAAGAACTATGGTACATTGTGTTTCTTTTAATGCACTTTTTTACAAAATATTTTCCCACCAACATATTGCAGTTATACGATTATACCATAGCTATCTGCTCATTTCCTTCATGTGATGATTATTGTTCTACCATTATTTAAGGAAAATGGCAAGGCTTGCTTATTTCTTACCACCATCATGATGGAATCTATATAATGACATCATATCCACTTCAGTTTACCGGCGTGGTTCGGTTACTAGCTTAGGAGCTTCGTTTACTCCATTCTAACTCTACTGACCTCATATGTTTGTTTTTGTAGCTAGGGCACTCTCAGTAGATCACAAACCTAACAGGTCCGATGAACGCAAGAGAATTGAAAATGCTGGAGGTGTTGTCATCTGGGCTGGTAAGTCTTATTTTATTTCACTCATGCATTTGCCATTGTCAGTCAGCACAATTGTAAGTGGACAAGGACGGTAGCAAAAGACTTGCTTATTCATTTTGAGCCTTCTGATATCTCCTGTATGTTTGGACATGTTGGTTTATCATGCTTGGGTTGTTTGTTTCGTGATCTTGCGTGCAGCCTAAGTGCTTCTAGGCGTGCCATGTTTCTATACAAGATATTTTGTTTTTTGATTGATCTAGGCTTTACAATTTGACTATCGGAAACTGTTCCATCTTCTTGATGTGGTATTTGCCCAGGTACTTGGAGGGTAGGTGGCGTACTGGCAATGTCCCGTGCGTTTGGTAATCGTCTACTGAAGCCATTTGTGGTGGCAGAACCTGAAATTCAGGTAGCTTATTGTAGTTGAGTTATGCCAAGATTTCGTTACCTTTTTTTTTTATATATAGTTGGAAATCAGTGCTTTTTACTTGTTTCAACCTAGTGCAGCAGCAAGTGGTCGTTAGCAACTCCAGTTTAATACCTTTCTTTAGATTAGTCATTAGTTGCCTGTTTCTAATTTTGATTACTTGTGATCAAATCTTATCTAACAAATCGTAGGAAGAATTGATTAATGGAGAATTGGAGAGCCTGGTTCTTGCCAGTGATGGGCTTTGGGATGCCGTAGAAAATGAGGTAAACTCTATTGCCAACTGTCATAATTCTCACCCTGAATGCACCCAGAATTTCTGAAGCAAAACACTGTTGCTTATGAGGCTGTAGAAAGCATTTTCTACATCTGATCCGTGCTTACATTCTAAGTGCAACAATGCGTAACTTTATACTACTTCTGTaacttaatataagacgtttaaGACACTGTCATAGTGTCTAAAAACGTCTTATGTTAAGTTACTGAGGGAGTAGCTCTTTAACTGATATTCTGGCAATGATTTTCTCAAACAGGAAGCTGTGTCCCTTGCAAAAACAGAAGATGTGCCAGAGTCTGCGGCCAGGAAACTGACGGAGATTGCCTACTCTCGTGGCAGCGCTGACAATATTACATGCATCGTGGTGCAATTCCACCATGATAAAATTGCAGGATGAGATGGACTACAGCTGATTTAAGGTTTCTCTGCTTCAGGCCTCTTTTTATCCTGCAAGCGGAGTGGGGTTTCTCCCACATCTATTTTTGCCTCTGTGGCAACTGCTCAGGACTTCCT
Encoded here:
- the LOC125529615 gene encoding probable protein phosphatase 2C member 13, mitochondrial (The sequence of the model RefSeq protein was modified relative to this genomic sequence to represent the inferred CDS: added 255 bases not found in genome assembly): MVCIGRLRALVLRAAAGAGAGRRRWARVLCGRAVDVCVTPRPRGHGWRGFRAVAGARTKMMLDSSDSDSGAPAGQLQLQRRAAAAGTQPQDGGYASAGWQREDGKLKCGYSSFRGKRATMEDFYDVKLTEIDGHAVSLFGVFDGHGGSRAAEYLKEHLFENLMKHPKFLTDTKLAISETYQKTDADFLESESSAFRDDGSTASTAVLVGGHLYVANVGDSRAVISKAGKARALSVDHKPNRSDERKRIENAGGVVIWAGTWRVGGVLAMSRAFGNRLLKPFVVAEPEIQEELINGELESLVLASDGLWDAVENEEAVSLAKTEDVPESAARKLTEIAYSRGSADNITCIVVQFHHDKIAG